The Constrictibacter sp. MBR-5 sequence CAGCAGCAGCATATTGTGCAGCACGACGGGGATCAGCAAAAGCAGCAGCGGCTGCCCCGCCGCCAGCGCCACGAGGACGGCAGCGGCACCCGACGCCCCCATGGCGACCGACGCCGTCCGCGCCATGCCGAAGCGCGCCCCCACCTCGCCCGCGATCATGCTGGCCGGGACGCCGATGAAGTTGAGACCGGTGACGATCAGCGCCAGCGTCCAGACCGAGCCGTCGTGCAGGCTCAGCCCGCCGGCGAAGGTCAGGAAGGCGACCGTCCAGCCGCGCACACCGATCAGTTCGACGCTGTGCGCCAGATAGCCGACGATACAGCCCATGGCGCGCCTGTTCCGCAGCACCGGGCCGTAGTTGAAGATCCGCCGCGGGCCGCTCGGAGCCTGCGGCGGCTTCGGCGGGATTGCCACCGCGAGCGCCGCCGCCGCCAAGTTCAGGACACCCGGCACGATGAACGCCCAGCGCCAGTCGAACACCTGCGACAGGCCGATCGCGATCAGGACCGACAGGCTGGAGCCGACGGCGAAACTGGACACGTAGAGCGAGGCGGCGCGCGCCTGGAACGGCCCGTCGATGCGGTCGCCGAGCGCCTTGAGGCCCGGGACATAGGTGGCGGCGAGGCCCAGCCCCTGCAGCGACCGGTAGGCGGCCGCACTCCAGAAGCCGTCGGCGAACAGGCCGAAGC is a genomic window containing:
- a CDS encoding MFS transporter, with the protein product MSPVRLLVLACAFLAFTLMGLHAFAALLPRFIVEWDLTNTEAGWLNGMPNLAYMIAVPFLAITDRMDARRLLIWGALANAAGYIGFGLFADGFWSAAAYRSLQGLGLAATYVPGLKALGDRIDGPFQARAASLYVSSFAVGSSLSVLIAIGLSQVFDWRWAFIVPGVLNLAAAALAVAIPPKPPQAPSGPRRIFNYGPVLRNRRAMGCIVGYLAHSVELIGVRGWTVAFLTFAGGLSLHDGSVWTLALIVTGLNFIGVPASMIAGEVGARFGMARTASVAMGASGAAAVLVALAAGQPLLLLLIPVVLHNMLLLADSGPLSGGAVAASDAATRGATMGLFALAGAVGGFVGPVLFGMVLDLFGRDGLTGWSVAFATMGAVAAAGGTVLWLMTAGRRT